Proteins encoded by one window of Xanthomonas sp. DAR 80977:
- a CDS encoding NAD(P)/FAD-dependent oxidoreductase, with amino-acid sequence MSARAEPIRVDVAVIGAGAAGLMCALTAGRRGRRVRVIEHANKVGKKILMSGGGRCNFTNTGTGPGNFLSANPHFCKSALARYRPADFVGMVERHAIAYHEKELGQLFCDISSKQIVRMLVDECEAAGVDIRTQCGVHGVERGSEGFRIDSDEGPVHAASLVVASGGLSIPSLGASGFGYELARQFGHAVLPTRAGLVPLTLSGKHQERLQDLSGLALPVEASCNGASFRNSMLITHRGISGPAILQISSYWQPGDDLRLDLLPGQDAAAWLREQKRLRGAAELRTVLGEALPRRFAQRLCEVWLPDKPVRQLDEPQLRAAAALLGSWPLVASGTEGYRTAEVTLGGVDTGEVSSSTMESRKVPGLYFVGEVLDVTGWLGGYNFQWAWASGHAAGGVA; translated from the coding sequence ATGAGCGCGCGCGCCGAGCCGATCCGGGTCGACGTCGCGGTCATCGGCGCCGGCGCCGCCGGGCTGATGTGCGCGCTGACCGCCGGCCGCCGCGGGCGCCGCGTGCGGGTGATCGAGCACGCCAACAAGGTCGGCAAGAAGATCCTGATGTCCGGCGGCGGGCGCTGCAACTTCACCAATACCGGCACCGGCCCGGGCAATTTCCTGTCCGCCAACCCGCACTTCTGCAAGTCGGCGCTGGCGCGCTACCGCCCGGCCGATTTCGTCGGGATGGTCGAGCGCCACGCCATCGCCTACCACGAGAAGGAACTGGGCCAGCTGTTCTGCGACATCTCCTCCAAGCAGATCGTGCGCATGCTGGTGGACGAATGCGAGGCGGCCGGGGTCGACATCCGGACCCAGTGCGGCGTGCACGGCGTGGAGCGCGGCAGCGAGGGCTTCCGCATCGACAGCGACGAGGGCCCGGTGCACGCCGCCTCGCTGGTCGTGGCCAGCGGCGGGCTGTCCATTCCAAGCCTGGGCGCCAGCGGCTTCGGCTACGAACTGGCCCGCCAGTTCGGCCACGCGGTGCTGCCGACCCGCGCCGGGCTGGTGCCGCTGACCCTCAGCGGCAAGCACCAGGAACGGCTGCAGGACCTGTCCGGACTGGCGCTGCCGGTCGAGGCCAGCTGCAACGGCGCCAGCTTCCGCAACTCCATGCTGATCACCCACCGCGGCATCAGCGGCCCGGCGATCCTGCAGATCTCCTCGTACTGGCAGCCCGGCGACGACCTGCGCCTGGACCTGCTGCCCGGGCAGGACGCGGCCGCGTGGCTGCGCGAACAGAAGCGCCTGCGCGGCGCCGCCGAGCTGCGCACGGTGCTGGGCGAGGCGCTGCCGCGCCGCTTCGCGCAGCGGCTGTGCGAGGTGTGGCTGCCGGACAAGCCGGTCCGCCAGCTCGACGAACCGCAGCTGCGCGCCGCCGCGGCGCTGCTCGGCAGCTGGCCGCTGGTGGCCAGCGGCACCGAGGGCTACCGCACCGCCGAGGTCACCCTGGGCGGCGTGGACACCGGCGAGGTGTCGTCGTCGACGATGGAGTCGCGCAAGGTGCCCGGCCTGTACTTCGTCGGCGAGGTGCTGGACGTGACCGGCTGGCTGGGCGGCTACAACTTCCAGTGGGCC
- a CDS encoding pseudouridine synthase has translation MSDPRPPSALIPAPSRWQLPPGPWPTLLDGLCARFPQISRAQWQDRFARGRVQDGHGLSLPASLPYRVGLEVRYFREVADEAPIAGVERIVHADAHLVVVDKPHGLPVTPSGRYVRETLLARLVARLGNPALVPLHRLDRATAGLVLFSADPGSRAAYQALFRERRIAKAYQALAPALPGQAFPLLRASRLVRGEPFFRMAEADGEANSLTRIEVLDAPDGPLWRYALTPVTGRKHQLRVHMAALGAPILGDALYPRLRTEEGAADGTLHLLACGLAFDDPLSGQARRFASSQTLAWPAAWAS, from the coding sequence ATGTCCGATCCCCGTCCGCCGTCCGCATTGATTCCGGCCCCGAGCCGCTGGCAGCTGCCGCCGGGGCCATGGCCGACGCTGCTGGACGGCCTGTGCGCGCGCTTTCCGCAGATATCGCGAGCGCAGTGGCAGGACCGCTTCGCGCGCGGGCGGGTGCAGGACGGGCATGGCCTGTCGTTGCCGGCGTCGCTGCCGTACCGGGTCGGGCTGGAAGTGCGCTATTTCCGCGAGGTCGCCGACGAGGCGCCGATCGCCGGGGTGGAGCGGATCGTCCATGCCGACGCGCACCTGGTGGTGGTCGACAAGCCGCACGGGCTGCCGGTGACTCCGTCCGGGCGCTACGTGCGCGAGACCTTGCTGGCGCGGCTGGTGGCGCGGCTGGGCAACCCGGCGCTGGTGCCGCTGCACCGCCTGGACCGCGCCACCGCCGGGCTGGTGCTGTTCTCGGCCGATCCGGGCAGCCGCGCCGCCTACCAGGCGCTGTTTCGCGAGCGGCGCATCGCCAAGGCCTACCAGGCGCTGGCCCCGGCCTTGCCGGGACAGGCGTTTCCGCTGCTGCGCGCGAGCCGGCTGGTGCGCGGCGAGCCGTTCTTCCGCATGGCCGAGGCGGACGGCGAGGCCAACAGCCTGACCCGGATCGAGGTGCTGGACGCGCCCGACGGACCGCTGTGGCGCTATGCGCTGACGCCGGTGACCGGGCGCAAGCACCAGCTGCGCGTGCACATGGCCGCGCTGGGCGCGCCGATCCTGGGCGACGCGCTGTATCCGCGGCTGCGCACGGAGGAGGGCGCAGCCGACGGCACGCTGCACTTGCTGGCCTGCGGGCTGGCGTTCGACGATCCGCTCAGCGGCCAGGCGCGCCGCTTCGCCAGCTCGCAGACCCTGGCTTGGCCGGCGGCTTGGGCGTCGTGA
- a CDS encoding cold-shock protein: MSDRQSGTVKWFNDAKGFGFITPESGPDLFVHFRAIQGTGFKSLQEGQKVTFVAVQGQKGMQADQVQAV; this comes from the coding sequence ATGTCTGATCGTCAGAGCGGTACCGTGAAGTGGTTCAACGATGCCAAGGGCTTCGGCTTCATCACCCCGGAAAGCGGCCCGGACCTGTTCGTGCACTTCCGTGCCATCCAGGGCACCGGCTTCAAGTCGCTGCAGGAAGGCCAGAAGGTGACCTTCGTCGCCGTCCAGGGCCAGAAGGGCATGCAGGCTGACCAGGTGCAGGCCGTCTAA
- a CDS encoding YaeQ family protein, with translation MALTATLRKADLQISDMDRGYYAAHALTLAQHPSETDQRLMARLLTFALFAEERLLFGKGLSSDDEPDLWRMDYTGAIEQWIEVGQPDESRIRKACGRARDVVVVNYGGRVADIWWEKNASGLLKLKPLQVLDLPGEAVAAAAELIQRSMRFDVVIQDGEVQLLGDDGSVTFTPTVRKAAA, from the coding sequence ATGGCCCTCACCGCCACCCTCCGCAAGGCCGACCTGCAGATTTCCGACATGGACCGCGGCTACTACGCGGCGCATGCGCTGACCCTGGCCCAGCACCCGTCCGAGACCGACCAGCGGCTGATGGCGCGGCTGCTGACCTTCGCCCTGTTCGCCGAGGAACGCCTGCTGTTCGGCAAGGGCCTGAGCAGCGACGACGAGCCGGACCTGTGGCGGATGGACTACACCGGCGCGATCGAGCAGTGGATCGAGGTCGGCCAGCCCGACGAATCGCGCATCCGCAAGGCCTGCGGCCGCGCCCGCGACGTGGTGGTGGTCAACTACGGCGGCCGCGTCGCCGACATCTGGTGGGAGAAGAACGCCTCCGGCCTGCTCAAGCTCAAGCCGCTGCAGGTGCTCGACCTGCCCGGCGAGGCGGTCGCGGCGGCGGCCGAACTGATCCAGCGCAGCATGCGCTTCGACGTGGTGATCCAGGACGGCGAAGTGCAGCTGCTCGGCGACGACGGCAGCGTCACCTTCACCCCGACGGTGCGCAAAGCCGCGGCATGA